A region from the Pelagovum pacificum genome encodes:
- a CDS encoding prephenate/arogenate dehydrogenase family protein, whose amino-acid sequence MAQQYEKVALIGLGLIASSMFWAMKRAGTVGEVSGYARSAETRATAREIGLCDTVCDSAIEAVKDADLVVLCVPVGVMGAVAEEIGPHLKPGATVSDVGSVKKAVIDSVGPHIPEGVHFVPAHPLAGTEQSGPTAGFAELFDNRWVLIVPSSDDTDDAAVIRLQAFWEGLGAFVERMDAEHHDLVLAVTSHTPHLIAYTMVGVADDLRRVTDSEVIKYSAAGFRDFTRIAASDPTMWRDVFLTNKEATLEILGRFTEELFALQRAIRKGDGDHLHAYFTRTRAIRRGIIEAGQDTAAPDFGRTGSKR is encoded by the coding sequence ATGGCCCAGCAGTACGAGAAGGTCGCGCTGATCGGGCTCGGCCTCATCGCGTCCTCGATGTTCTGGGCGATGAAGCGCGCCGGGACGGTCGGCGAGGTCTCCGGCTACGCGCGATCGGCCGAGACGCGGGCGACGGCGCGGGAGATCGGTCTTTGCGATACGGTCTGCGACAGTGCCATCGAGGCGGTGAAGGACGCCGACCTCGTCGTGCTCTGCGTTCCGGTCGGGGTGATGGGCGCGGTGGCCGAGGAGATCGGCCCGCACCTGAAGCCCGGCGCGACGGTCTCCGACGTCGGTTCGGTGAAGAAGGCAGTGATCGACTCGGTCGGCCCGCACATTCCCGAAGGCGTCCACTTCGTGCCGGCGCACCCGCTCGCCGGGACGGAGCAGTCCGGCCCCACGGCGGGATTCGCGGAACTGTTCGACAACCGTTGGGTGCTGATCGTGCCGTCGTCCGACGACACGGATGACGCCGCCGTGATCCGGCTTCAGGCCTTCTGGGAAGGGCTTGGCGCCTTTGTCGAGCGGATGGATGCCGAGCACCACGACCTGGTGCTTGCGGTCACGTCCCATACGCCGCACCTTATCGCCTACACCATGGTGGGGGTGGCCGACGATCTGCGCCGCGTGACCGACAGCGAAGTCATCAAGTATTCTGCTGCCGGTTTCCGGGACTTCACGCGGATCGCGGCGTCCGATCCCACTATGTGGCGAGACGTGTTTCTGACGAACAAGGAGGCGACCCTGGAAATCCTCGGCCGCTTTACAGAAGAGCTCTTCGCGTTGCAGCGGGCCATCCGGAAGGGTGACGGCGACCACCTGCACGCCTACTTCACGCGTACCCGCGCCATCCGGCGTGGCATCATCGAAGCCGGCCAGGATACAGCCGCGCCCGACTTCGGCCGGACCGGATCGAAGCGGTGA
- a CDS encoding peptidoglycan -binding protein, which translates to MALSRRTGARFQASIWPGFVDAMTGLLLVLMFVITIFMVLQFTLRETIDGQESQLSELTAEVNDLSNALGLAQSRNETLSADVADRNDAIAALENERDATAAALAQARSRITGFEAQVAGLQEQRDAARERIAALEETGEDQAAALEAAEGQITEFEARVAGLLADQDDAQERIAALTEDAEEAAAREAELMDEQEAMNLALAQARSEIDDQAEAARLAAARREAFEALITDLRNRNAETDAALTEATDRVAALESTRSESAEALDEAEAARLAEAAAAEALRAELQDANAELTAMSLSLEEQRQEAEDTLTLLAAAEAARDELDEDLTAALLLQEQLQDRVDTMSANRDEVDTRLLAALELVSSTEDELAAAEATIARMTDAQSDLDGRLATALLAQSNAAEQVAALTAARDATEEELAEAEARAATLDDRLAAALALQSTTTEELAATEESLAESEEARASLSTRLTAALAAEETARGDLDEARRIFEAALARTEGSAETLEARLAEAVLARQTAEANLAAALAGEAETETELENAETRIADLGTRLAAALAAQDAAEGDLAQTQAALEAAIAEGEESRAEVERRLATAVLAREALQAELEAAQTEAVDASSQAESLEERLAEALLAQSQLSDDLAAMETSRQEAAQEREALQAELARAIAARDAAQASASEQTSEAEQQAALLALANRTLAEQEELSADAQREVALLNEQVTRLRNQVGSLQALLNVAEEEDREAQVQFEALGAQLNTALARAAAEERRRRELEEAERQRLQEEAERLAEQAQNLEQYRSEFFGQLRQLLEGQDRVRIEGDRFVFSSEVLFEPGAAELSESGRQEIAGIAEILREIGDEIPPEIDWVIRVDGHTDNVPLSGNGEFADNWELSQARALSVVRYMQDFLGIPPDRLAANGFGQYQPLVPGDSEEARAANRRIELKLTER; encoded by the coding sequence ATGGCGCTCAGCCGTAGAACGGGTGCCCGGTTCCAGGCCTCGATCTGGCCGGGCTTCGTGGACGCGATGACGGGACTTCTCCTCGTCCTCATGTTCGTCATCACCATCTTCATGGTCCTGCAGTTCACGCTGCGGGAGACCATCGACGGGCAGGAAAGTCAGCTCAGCGAACTGACGGCGGAGGTCAACGACCTGTCAAACGCGCTCGGCCTCGCGCAGAGCCGGAATGAAACGCTGAGTGCCGATGTCGCCGACCGCAACGACGCCATCGCCGCGCTGGAGAATGAGCGCGACGCCACCGCCGCCGCGCTGGCGCAGGCGCGGTCGCGGATCACGGGGTTCGAGGCGCAGGTCGCCGGGCTGCAGGAACAGCGCGACGCTGCCCGCGAACGGATCGCCGCGCTTGAGGAGACGGGCGAGGACCAGGCCGCGGCGCTGGAAGCTGCCGAGGGCCAGATCACGGAATTCGAGGCTCGTGTCGCCGGACTTCTCGCCGATCAGGACGACGCGCAGGAGCGGATCGCGGCCCTGACCGAGGATGCGGAAGAGGCCGCCGCCCGCGAGGCGGAGCTGATGGACGAGCAGGAAGCGATGAACCTCGCGCTCGCGCAGGCCCGCAGCGAGATCGACGATCAGGCCGAGGCCGCCCGTCTTGCCGCCGCCCGGCGTGAGGCGTTCGAGGCGCTGATTACCGACCTCCGCAATCGCAACGCCGAGACCGACGCCGCGCTGACCGAAGCCACCGACAGGGTCGCCGCGCTCGAGTCCACCCGGTCGGAGTCGGCCGAAGCGCTCGACGAAGCCGAAGCGGCCCGACTGGCCGAGGCTGCTGCGGCCGAAGCCCTCCGTGCGGAGCTTCAGGATGCCAATGCCGAGCTGACCGCGATGTCACTGTCGCTGGAGGAACAGCGGCAGGAGGCGGAAGATACACTGACTCTGCTCGCCGCTGCCGAGGCCGCGCGGGATGAACTCGATGAAGATCTGACGGCCGCGCTGCTCCTGCAGGAGCAGTTGCAGGATCGTGTCGACACGATGAGCGCCAACCGGGACGAGGTGGATACGCGCCTGCTCGCCGCGCTTGAACTCGTCTCCTCCACCGAAGACGAGCTTGCCGCCGCCGAAGCGACCATCGCCCGGATGACGGACGCACAGTCGGATCTCGACGGTCGGCTCGCCACCGCGCTGCTCGCCCAGTCGAACGCTGCGGAGCAGGTCGCGGCGCTGACCGCCGCCCGAGACGCCACCGAGGAGGAACTGGCCGAGGCAGAGGCACGTGCGGCCACGCTCGACGACCGTCTGGCGGCGGCACTCGCGTTGCAATCGACGACCACGGAAGAACTGGCCGCGACCGAGGAGTCGCTCGCCGAGAGTGAAGAGGCGCGCGCCAGCCTGTCCACCCGACTGACGGCCGCGCTGGCCGCAGAAGAGACGGCACGCGGCGACCTCGACGAAGCGCGCCGGATCTTCGAGGCGGCGCTTGCCCGCACCGAAGGCAGTGCCGAAACGCTGGAGGCCCGTCTTGCCGAAGCGGTCCTCGCGCGGCAGACGGCGGAGGCGAACCTCGCCGCCGCGCTCGCCGGGGAGGCGGAAACCGAGACGGAGTTGGAGAACGCCGAAACGCGGATTGCGGACCTTGGAACGCGGCTTGCCGCCGCGCTGGCGGCCCAGGACGCAGCCGAAGGCGACCTTGCCCAGACGCAGGCCGCTCTGGAAGCCGCGATCGCCGAGGGTGAAGAGTCCCGCGCTGAAGTCGAGCGACGCCTCGCCACGGCGGTGCTCGCCCGCGAAGCGTTGCAGGCCGAACTCGAAGCTGCGCAGACCGAAGCGGTCGACGCGTCCTCGCAGGCGGAGTCCCTGGAGGAACGGCTCGCCGAGGCGCTGCTGGCGCAGTCGCAACTCTCCGACGACCTCGCCGCAATGGAGACGTCGCGACAGGAAGCGGCGCAAGAGCGGGAGGCGCTGCAGGCGGAGCTCGCCCGCGCCATCGCCGCGCGGGACGCCGCACAGGCGTCCGCCAGCGAACAGACGTCCGAAGCCGAACAACAGGCCGCCTTGCTGGCGCTCGCCAACCGGACGTTGGCCGAACAGGAGGAACTGTCCGCCGATGCGCAGCGCGAAGTCGCTCTGTTGAACGAGCAGGTGACTCGCCTGCGTAACCAGGTCGGCTCACTTCAGGCGCTGCTGAACGTCGCGGAAGAAGAAGACCGCGAGGCGCAGGTCCAGTTCGAGGCGCTCGGCGCGCAACTCAACACCGCGCTGGCCCGTGCCGCGGCGGAGGAACGGCGCCGCCGGGAACTGGAAGAGGCCGAACGCCAGCGCCTGCAGGAAGAGGCGGAGCGCCTTGCCGAGCAGGCTCAGAACCTCGAGCAGTACCGATCCGAGTTCTTCGGCCAGCTCCGGCAACTGCTCGAAGGGCAGGATCGCGTGAGGATCGAGGGCGACCGGTTCGTCTTCTCGTCAGAGGTGCTGTTCGAGCCGGGCGCGGCGGAATTGTCGGAATCCGGTCGTCAGGAAATCGCCGGGATTGCCGAGATTTTGCGCGAAATTGGCGACGAGATCCCGCCCGAGATCGACTGGGTGATCCGGGTCGATGGCCACACCGACAACGTCCCGCTGTCCGGGAATGGCGAGTTCGCCGACAACTGGGAACTTAGCCAGGCACGCGCGCTTTCGGTCGTACGCTACATGCAGGATTTCCTCGGCATTCCGCCCGATCGGCTCGCCGCGAACGGCTTCGGCCAGTACCAGCCGCTGGTCCCGGGTGACAGCGAGGAGGCCCGCGCCGCCAACCGCCGGATCGAGCTCAAGCTGACGGAGCGCTAG
- a CDS encoding homospermidine synthase: MTDSHPTYGRIDGPVVMIGYGSIGQGTLPLIQRHFEFDADKLVVIEPNAEKAKMVETLGIRCVTEQVTRENYRDLLGGLFEQGRGFCVNLSVDTSSLDLIRFCREMEVPYIDTVVEPWAGFYFETTENAQRTNYALRQAMRDEKAAHPGGSTAVSCCGANPGMVSWFVKEALLTLAKDTGRDSTKPADREGWAALMQSLGVKGVHIAERDTQARRKPRPRGVFVNTWSVEGFIAEGFQPAELGWGTHETWFPENGHSYDKGCQAAIWLERPGAITRVHTWCPTPGPQFGFLVTHNEAISISDYYTVGPADAPEFRPTCHYAYHPCDDAVLSLHEMFGSGKTQEVHEILEVDEIVEGIDELGVLLFGHEKNALWYGSRLSNDETKALAPDQNATGLQVTSAVLAGMVWAIENPNAGIVEADEMDHERCLEVQRPYLGPVEAHYTDWTPLQDRWELFPEDIDESDPWLFRNVLAS, translated from the coding sequence ATGACCGACAGCCATCCCACCTACGGCCGCATCGACGGCCCCGTCGTGATGATCGGCTACGGCTCGATCGGGCAGGGCACCCTGCCGCTGATCCAGCGGCATTTCGAGTTCGACGCCGACAAGCTGGTGGTGATCGAGCCGAACGCCGAGAAGGCGAAGATGGTGGAGACGCTCGGCATCCGTTGCGTGACCGAGCAGGTCACCCGTGAGAATTACCGCGATCTGCTCGGCGGCCTGTTCGAGCAGGGCCGGGGCTTTTGCGTGAACCTCAGCGTCGACACGTCGTCGCTCGACCTCATCCGCTTCTGCCGCGAGATGGAGGTGCCCTACATCGACACCGTCGTCGAACCGTGGGCCGGCTTCTATTTCGAAACGACCGAGAATGCGCAGCGCACGAACTACGCGCTGCGGCAGGCGATGCGGGATGAGAAGGCCGCGCATCCGGGCGGCAGCACGGCCGTCTCCTGCTGCGGGGCGAACCCCGGCATGGTGTCGTGGTTCGTGAAGGAAGCGCTGCTGACGCTGGCGAAGGACACCGGCCGCGACTCGACCAAGCCGGCGGACCGCGAGGGCTGGGCCGCGCTGATGCAGTCGCTCGGCGTGAAGGGCGTCCATATCGCGGAGCGCGACACGCAGGCTCGCCGCAAGCCGCGCCCGCGCGGCGTCTTCGTGAACACCTGGTCGGTCGAGGGCTTCATCGCCGAGGGTTTCCAGCCTGCGGAGCTCGGCTGGGGCACGCACGAGACCTGGTTCCCGGAAAACGGTCATTCCTACGACAAGGGCTGCCAGGCCGCGATCTGGCTGGAGCGGCCCGGCGCGATCACCCGCGTCCACACCTGGTGCCCGACGCCGGGGCCGCAGTTCGGCTTCCTCGTCACGCATAACGAGGCGATCTCGATCTCGGACTATTACACCGTCGGCCCGGCGGACGCGCCGGAGTTCCGCCCGACCTGCCACTATGCCTACCACCCTTGCGACGACGCGGTGCTGTCGCTGCACGAAATGTTCGGTTCCGGCAAGACGCAGGAGGTGCACGAGATCCTCGAGGTCGACGAGATCGTCGAGGGGATCGACGAACTGGGCGTGCTGCTGTTCGGCCACGAGAAGAACGCGCTGTGGTACGGCTCGCGCCTGTCCAACGATGAGACGAAGGCGCTGGCCCCCGATCAGAACGCGACCGGACTGCAGGTGACCTCGGCCGTGCTGGCGGGCATGGTCTGGGCGATCGAGAACCCGAACGCCGGCATCGTCGAGGCGGACGAGATGGATCACGAGCGCTGCCTCGAGGTGCAACGCCCCTACCTTGGCCCGGTCGAGGCGCACTATACCGACTGGACGCCGCTGCAGGACCGCTGGGAACTGTTCCCCGAGGACATCGACGAAAGCGACCCCTGGCTGTTCCGGAACGTGCTCGCTTCCTGA
- the hisC gene encoding histidinol-phosphate transaminase, with amino-acid sequence MSKFEPQPGIMDIEPYKGGASHIPGMTDVLKLSSNENPFGPPLSAVAAARQAFEEMHRYPPTDHASLRAAIGEVHGLDPKRIICGVGSDELIHLLCQCYAGPGTEVLYTEHGFSIYRITTLAAGAAPVSVKETERQVEVDAVLAGITPLTRIVFLTNPGNPTCALIPPAELERLADGIPEDCLLVLDGAYAEFADGFDGGASLVGTHANVVMLRTFSKIYGLGGMRVGWGYASAEVIDVLNRVRGPFNLSVPALAAAEAAVLDRDWVAMCQSENARLRAWLREELGQLGLPSDESYTNFILPRFASQAEAEACEAHLRSKGILVRKVAGYGLPEALRITIGTEADCYRVRDAIAEFVEAS; translated from the coding sequence ATGAGCAAGTTCGAACCTCAACCCGGCATCATGGACATCGAGCCCTACAAGGGCGGTGCCAGCCACATACCGGGCATGACCGACGTGCTGAAGCTGTCGTCGAACGAGAACCCGTTCGGCCCGCCGCTCTCCGCCGTCGCCGCCGCGCGGCAGGCGTTCGAGGAGATGCATCGGTATCCGCCCACCGATCACGCGTCGCTGCGCGCTGCGATCGGCGAGGTGCACGGCCTCGACCCCAAGCGGATCATCTGTGGTGTCGGCTCGGACGAGCTGATCCACCTGCTGTGCCAGTGCTACGCCGGGCCGGGGACCGAAGTGCTTTATACCGAGCACGGGTTCTCCATCTACCGGATCACCACGCTCGCCGCCGGCGCGGCGCCGGTCAGCGTGAAAGAGACCGAGCGGCAGGTCGAGGTCGACGCGGTGCTTGCGGGCATCACCCCGCTGACCCGGATCGTCTTCCTGACCAATCCGGGAAATCCGACCTGTGCCCTCATCCCTCCGGCGGAGCTTGAGCGGCTCGCCGACGGCATCCCCGAGGACTGTCTGCTGGTGCTGGATGGCGCCTATGCCGAGTTCGCGGACGGGTTCGACGGCGGCGCGTCGCTCGTCGGCACGCATGCCAATGTCGTGATGCTGCGCACTTTCTCCAAGATCTATGGTCTCGGCGGCATGCGCGTCGGCTGGGGCTACGCGAGTGCCGAGGTCATCGACGTGCTCAACCGGGTGCGCGGGCCGTTCAACCTGTCGGTTCCGGCGCTCGCGGCGGCGGAAGCGGCGGTCCTCGACCGGGACTGGGTCGCGATGTGCCAGTCCGAGAATGCGCGCCTGCGCGCCTGGCTGCGCGAGGAGCTCGGCCAGCTCGGGCTGCCCTCCGACGAGTCCTACACGAACTTCATCCTGCCGCGCTTCGCGTCGCAGGCGGAGGCCGAAGCCTGCGAGGCGCACCTGCGCAGCAAGGGCATCCTCGTGCGCAAGGTCGCGGGGTATGGTTTGCCCGAGGCGCTGCGGATCACGATCGGGACCGAGGCTGACTGCTACCGCGTGCGAGACGCCATCGCCGAGTTCGTGGAGGCGTCCTGA
- a CDS encoding gamma-glutamylcyclotransferase → MTMWVFGYGSLLWNPGFAPAETVLARLDGYHRSFCMLSIHHRGSEEVPGLVLALDAQEGSTCTGLALRVAPEDEERVLAELRERELISSAYYEARVPLALTDGRDVEALAYIVDTGHRQYVQFDLETQATMIARGQGGRGPNSEYLDNTFEHLEGLGIHDADMDWLVARVRDIKAAGG, encoded by the coding sequence ATGACGATGTGGGTTTTCGGCTATGGATCGCTGCTCTGGAATCCGGGCTTCGCGCCGGCGGAGACCGTGCTCGCCCGGCTCGACGGCTATCACCGTTCGTTCTGCATGCTCTCGATCCATCACCGCGGCTCGGAGGAGGTGCCGGGTCTCGTGCTCGCCCTCGATGCGCAGGAGGGGTCGACCTGCACCGGGCTCGCGCTGCGTGTCGCACCGGAGGACGAGGAGCGCGTGCTCGCCGAATTGCGCGAGCGGGAACTCATCTCCTCCGCCTACTACGAGGCGCGGGTGCCACTGGCACTGACCGACGGGCGCGATGTCGAGGCGCTAGCCTATATCGTCGACACCGGCCACCGCCAGTACGTCCAGTTCGATCTCGAAACGCAGGCGACCATGATCGCGCGCGGGCAGGGCGGGCGCGGCCCGAACTCCGAGTATCTCGACAACACGTTCGAGCACCTCGAAGGCCTCGGCATCCACGACGCGGACATGGATTGGCTGGTTGCGCGGGTGCGCGATATAAAGGCCGCAGGTGGCTGA
- a CDS encoding DUF2125 domain-containing protein, which translates to MRILILILLIAAGLYGGYWYLGVRDARADMALFIEGLEDAGWRVEEDGLSIAGFPSRIDTTLTDLSVTAPDGGFGFRVGRLDILRLVYRRDREIIAVGSPAHVIVGGFDADVESERLLASIDVAGSGELGEVVATADRITLPELDREASGIIAAIRPATGVSGDYDVYVSIESLLLNAEEIGPLLLEATLTTDAPLTRDLATDMPAITGFEIRQFEFGGEASESPSDAVETILPGLLAEAQRQ; encoded by the coding sequence ATGCGCATACTTATCCTTATCCTGTTGATCGCAGCCGGACTGTATGGCGGATACTGGTATCTCGGCGTCCGGGATGCGCGCGCCGACATGGCCCTGTTCATCGAGGGGCTCGAGGACGCGGGCTGGCGGGTGGAAGAGGACGGCCTGTCAATCGCCGGTTTCCCGTCCCGGATCGACACGACGCTGACGGACCTGTCGGTGACCGCGCCGGACGGCGGCTTCGGCTTCCGCGTCGGGCGGCTCGACATCCTTCGGCTGGTCTACCGGCGGGACCGGGAGATCATCGCCGTCGGCTCGCCGGCGCATGTCATTGTCGGCGGGTTCGACGCCGATGTCGAAAGCGAACGACTGCTGGCATCCATCGACGTTGCCGGATCGGGAGAGCTGGGGGAGGTCGTCGCCACGGCGGACCGGATCACCCTGCCCGAGCTGGATCGCGAGGCGTCCGGCATCATCGCCGCCATTCGCCCCGCAACCGGCGTGTCGGGCGACTACGACGTCTATGTCTCGATCGAGAGCCTGCTGCTGAATGCCGAGGAGATCGGCCCCCTGCTGCTCGAGGCGACGCTGACGACCGACGCGCCGCTGACGCGTGACCTCGCGACGGACATGCCCGCGATCACCGGCTTCGAAATTCGTCAGTTCGAATTCGGCGGAGAAGCGTCCGAAAGCCCCTCGGACGCCGTCGAGACCATATTGCCCGGTCTGCTGGCCGAAGCTCAGCGGCAGTAG
- a CDS encoding AAA family ATPase, translating into MARRAPAAEPHFSQPFRQIVSMLVVIALVAVGVWFALPRVGPVFLANPYLNGFIALVFLIGVISCFWQVAQLINSVRWIEGFAGEAEGHDLSEPPGLLLPLANLLRSRGARMQLSATSSRSILDSVAQRIDENREITRYIVNLLIFLGLLGTFYGLATTVPGLVATIGSLTAEEGESGADIFNRLQEGLQTQLGGMGVAFASSLLGLAGSLVVGLLELFAGHGQNRFYRELEEWLSSITRVGLSGEEGGEAGIMGQVIDNLAEQMEALQMMFTQTDIGRAAVDERLGDLAGAMEQLAEKMEAGTNLSDQLSRVADGQERLIKVIADSGIEGIDAESRMRLRSIDVQLLRILEEMAAGRQEVMSDLRTDIAALSRAVRHGQSEREGY; encoded by the coding sequence ATGGCCAGACGGGCACCCGCGGCCGAGCCGCATTTTTCTCAGCCCTTTCGCCAGATCGTGTCGATGCTGGTCGTCATTGCGCTTGTCGCGGTCGGCGTCTGGTTCGCCTTGCCGCGCGTCGGGCCGGTCTTCCTCGCCAACCCTTACCTCAACGGTTTCATTGCGCTCGTCTTCCTGATCGGGGTGATCTCCTGTTTCTGGCAGGTCGCGCAACTCATCAACTCGGTGCGCTGGATCGAAGGTTTCGCGGGCGAGGCGGAGGGGCACGACCTCTCCGAGCCGCCGGGGCTGCTGCTGCCGCTGGCCAACCTGCTGCGCTCGCGGGGGGCGCGGATGCAGCTGTCGGCGACCTCGTCCCGGTCGATCCTCGATTCCGTTGCGCAACGGATCGACGAGAACCGCGAAATTACGCGCTATATCGTCAACCTGCTGATTTTCCTCGGCCTTCTCGGCACATTCTACGGTCTGGCGACCACGGTTCCCGGTCTCGTCGCGACCATCGGATCGCTGACGGCAGAAGAAGGCGAGTCCGGCGCGGACATCTTCAACCGGTTGCAGGAAGGGCTGCAGACGCAGCTCGGCGGCATGGGCGTCGCCTTCGCGTCGTCGCTGCTCGGCCTTGCCGGATCGCTTGTCGTCGGCCTGCTGGAGCTGTTCGCAGGTCACGGTCAGAACCGCTTCTACCGCGAGCTCGAAGAGTGGCTGTCCTCCATCACGCGCGTTGGCCTTTCGGGCGAGGAAGGCGGCGAAGCGGGCATCATGGGGCAGGTGATCGACAACCTCGCCGAGCAGATGGAAGCCCTGCAGATGATGTTCACCCAGACCGACATCGGTCGCGCGGCGGTGGACGAGCGGCTCGGCGACCTTGCCGGCGCGATGGAACAGCTGGCCGAGAAGATGGAGGCCGGGACCAACCTGTCCGACCAGCTCAGCCGGGTCGCCGATGGTCAGGAGCGGCTCATCAAGGTGATCGCGGACAGCGGGATCGAGGGGATCGACGCCGAAAGCCGGATGCGACTGCGCTCCATCGACGTGCAGCTGCTGCGGATCCTCGAAGAAATGGCGGCGGGCCGGCAGGAGGTCATGTCCGACCTCCGCACCGACATCGCCGCGCTCAGCCGTGCCGTGCGGCACGGCCAGTCGGAGCGGGAAGGATACTGA
- a CDS encoding extensin-like domain-containing protein — MKRTLVIALALVAGSAMADSPQTSLFPQARPTDSVAAPAAAAEPAVTASPSGEAEAEASSDWYDVDVSSLAPARSLRPPERTDRVRIAAARLTEERRRGAVCGDVAIQGEAIGAVAGPGACGVEGAVRVTSVAGVALSTPATIDCRTATALKTWVERGVKPAIGGEGGGVQGLRVAGHYVCRGRNNVAGARLSEHSFGRAIDISGIRLQSGEVISVLNGWNSSGDGAQLRQMHQSACGIFGTILGPDANAAHRDHFHFDTARYRSGSYCR, encoded by the coding sequence GTGAAACGCACTCTCGTCATCGCCCTGGCCCTGGTTGCCGGTAGTGCGATGGCGGACTCCCCCCAGACCTCTCTCTTTCCGCAGGCCCGCCCGACGGACTCGGTCGCGGCTCCGGCGGCGGCAGCGGAGCCAGCAGTGACCGCCTCACCGTCCGGCGAGGCGGAAGCCGAGGCGAGTTCCGATTGGTACGATGTCGATGTCAGCAGCCTCGCCCCCGCGCGCTCGCTGCGCCCGCCGGAGCGGACGGACCGGGTCCGGATCGCCGCGGCGCGCCTGACTGAGGAGCGCCGGCGAGGGGCCGTTTGCGGTGATGTCGCGATCCAGGGCGAGGCGATCGGCGCCGTCGCCGGTCCGGGTGCCTGCGGCGTCGAGGGTGCGGTGCGGGTGACGTCAGTCGCCGGAGTGGCGCTGTCGACGCCCGCAACGATCGACTGCCGGACGGCGACCGCGCTCAAGACCTGGGTCGAACGCGGCGTCAAACCGGCCATCGGCGGCGAAGGCGGCGGTGTGCAGGGACTGCGTGTCGCCGGGCATTATGTCTGCCGGGGGCGCAACAACGTCGCCGGCGCGCGCCTGTCGGAGCATTCCTTCGGACGCGCGATCGACATCTCCGGCATCCGCTTGCAGAGCGGCGAGGTCATTTCGGTGCTGAACGGCTGGAATTCGTCAGGTGATGGCGCGCAGCTTCGTCAGATGCACCAGTCGGCCTGCGGTATCTTCGGCACGATCCTCGGCCCGGACGCGAACGCCGCCCACCGGGATCACTTCCACTTCGATACTGCGCGCTACCGTTCCGGGTCCTACTGCCGCTGA
- a CDS encoding VOC family protein has protein sequence MFKGINVVSIPVPDLAAARTFYSETLGLGEPLFDLPDDGWIEFSTGAPGSNLSITTAPDGWQPSDDTVCIVLNVEDTAAAVQDLTSRGITCSEAATVEGMVTFASFHDPFGNKLQICSAA, from the coding sequence ATGTTCAAAGGCATTAACGTCGTCTCCATCCCGGTTCCCGATCTCGCGGCCGCCCGGACCTTCTATTCAGAGACCCTGGGGCTCGGCGAACCGTTGTTCGACCTCCCCGACGATGGCTGGATCGAATTCTCGACCGGCGCACCCGGCAGCAACCTCTCCATCACCACGGCCCCCGACGGCTGGCAACCATCCGACGACACGGTCTGCATCGTCCTGAACGTGGAGGATACGGCCGCCGCCGTGCAGGACCTCACCTCCCGCGGCATCACTTGCTCCGAAGCGGCGACGGTCGAAGGGATGGTGACGTTTGCCAGCTTCCACGACCCGTTCGGCAACAAGCTTCAGATCTGCTCCGCCGCGTGA